The window TTACAGTAGAGTGGCAGTTGAGAGGAGGGAAGAGAGCAAGTTGTGGTCTGAGCAAGGAAAATGGGAGGCAGACCTGCCTAAGCACTGGTTAGGCACATATTTACAGCAAGTCTAGATAAAGGCTGTGTTCAACATTTCACATACCTGCCAAGGGAATCCTCTCTGGATTGTTTCGGTTGTATCCAGCTGCTCTGGCAAGTGGTCTTTATGTCTGCCGCATGCACACTGATCTAACAATGGTATGTAAAAATATGGAGAAATGCTATGGGTGGCTTCCAGgactttcattcatttttaatattaacttctttgggggggggggaagcccagaCACACCACCAAACCCAACATGAAATCAGATCCTCGGATGACGAAAACAAGCACAGTTCCTTTCCATTTAGCTATAGTTTTGTCACAACTCTGAAATTAGGTACAGTATTTGTTTCTCCCCTTCAGATTTGCATCGCCAAGAAGGCTTGGGCTTTATACCTAGCATGCATGAGTTTTAAGGACGATGTGCATGTGTCACAAATTTATGAATGTAATTGGTTTACTTTCTTCCACAGGAAAGAAAAAGTAACTTATTCCTATGGGTTGGTGGGGAAGGTACTGTGCTTTGGGGCAATGTtgcaatgacacacacacacacacacacacacacacacacacctgcaaaaaTAACTGGTCAGTCACCTTTTTATGCATACTCCAACCAATCATAATGATAAACCTTTTTCtcatagtagtagtaataataacaacaaccacaggGGACAACCAGCAGTGCCCAGTTATGAATGGAAGGAACCCCCAGGAGCAGaatgggacttcctcttcctcccctcccctccccaccgcaGCTTCCCCACCTCCAGAGAGTTGGGAGACAAAGGACCAGAAAAGAGAATTTCATTGCACAAGCACTGATTCACATGAGGGTGGATATCATCCAGTCTTTGTACAGGGATTTCCCATAAGGgctctcagaaaaaaaaaaatatccttgcaATCCTTAGCAACCCTGTAAGAGAGACAGCTATCCCCGTTCTATAGAAAAGGAAGAATGCGGCCGTCAGAGGCTTGCCAAAAGCATCCACTGGATTTTATGACTTCTGTGATGACTTGAATCACAGTTCATTTTCTTAACTACTATGGTACATTGGTCTGTATTGTTGCCTCCtaaaatattcttttttcttttccattttctaGACTTACCTTGGGGAAGGCATGATTTAGCATCTTTCCCAAGTTCATAGGCTTTTGCGCACGAACAGCGGTACGACATCAGTTCTGGATAGCAGAAGTGCTGGCAACCCTCGTTTATTTCATGGCGGCACTCATTTTTAGCTACGGGGGGGGTGACATTTAAAACTACAGAACAAGCATTTAAACAAAGGACAATGTCCAGTGATGTCCACTCACTTATGCAGATGAAATAtccttgcacaacaggacttctgGTTTCACTTCTCTCTGCTCCAGTCTCTGGTGTACCTCCCAAAATCTAATCTAAGGGCTTCCTCAAAACTCCAAAGCAGTTTTGGGGGACTTCAGGAGGGAAGAAACGAAGGAGAAGTCATGTTGAGCAAGCAGATGCCAGCTTGCACTATATCAGATCCCACCCAAAATTAACAATCAGCTGAAATTATCTTGCGTAAATTAACATGGGCTCCCTTTCCCTAATATTGattgcatttgtttttttatgcTCAATTATTTTTCCAGCATGTACAGGCTTAACCATTAGTCCCTATTTTTGTGTGAGATACATGACACTTGCAGCATCCATTAATTCTTGGCAGCAATGTTTTCCAGCAAAGACTAAAGCTGTAATCCAGCTGTAATGGTCAGATTTCACTTTTGACTATGGAAGTCAAAGAGTTTACATcttggaaataaaattaaaacaaaacaaaaaagaaagtaatTCACACATCATCCATCATTCGCATGAAGAACAACTGCCTTGATGATCAGAAGTGGCAAGTTAGGTCCAGAATTCCACCCATGGGATATTCTTAGGGAAGAGGTGACTCATCAATTTATTCTCTCTGAAGCCCTCCATGTATCCTGAAAATCTCTTCAGGATGTGGCTGTTAAGACCCTCCCACAAGCAACGTGGAGGTGGCATGAGAAGCTGtaggaggaagggtggaaatCACCTCCCATTGGTGGAAATCACCTCCCATCACCATCTGTTTTAAAGTAGAAGCATCTCCCTAGATCTCAGTTCCATCCGCAAATGGAAGGATCAAATATGTAATATCTTGCTTGTCAGACAGAAAGGGGGACAATTGTGTACAATGCCCTTGTGAATTTTCCTATGGTACCTAGTTAGCTATTGTTGGAATATAGAGATTAGTAATGAGTAATGATATTACTTGacataggctggatctagacacaccaaagaagcatttcaggttacagcattgtaaatttaaacaggcgaaacaggtagagaaaaatgggactccacatcaccatctggtggcacaatgttatatttaGAGAGATTCCTTCACAGTCTTCTAGGAAATGATGTGGCACATGCCTTTTTATAAAGAAAACATTGCCATTTACCAAAAGCACAGTTGGCTCCTTCAAAGCCATCTCTACAATCACATGTGTAGCTTCGGATGCTGTCCTTGCATACGCCATTATGCAGGCAGGGGTTGGAGGAACATGGTGTACCATCtgaggggtggagagaggaaaTACTATTAGTAAATACATTTAGAATAGTGAGAatattttctgctgctgcatcgaTATTGTTTTTGTGAACCCCATTCCCTCTGCTCTAAGAGCCCACATTTCAACAAGGGATGTTGTCCAGTTTCGGTAGTACTGATTTAAGAATGTGAATCTTGGCAACTCTTGGAAGGCATTATACCATCAAGTTAATCTGTATCCAAGCTGCTTCTGAACCCAATTTTTCTGCCTacttgcttgctgctgcttctgcagtagGAAGGGCAGAAATTTATACCCTTtgaaacataagaagctgctttaaactgagtcaggccaatggtccacctcAGTTGTCTATGCTGATTGGCAGCGGCTCACCAGGGTTTTGTACAGGGAATATCTCCCACATGGAGATGCCAaagatcgaacctgcgaccttctgcatgcaaagcagattctttgccagtgagctatggccctttgaCACTTGGAAAGCAGCTGTGCCTGGAATGCTGGGAAATTCAACTTTCCTGGCAAAAACGTGCAAACTCTATTTTCCTGCACTTCTGGCATCTGTTTCACAGCTGTGGCAGAGTGCCAAGTACCAGATAAGTCAATTTGGCACATAAGTGGACTTGGGAAATGTTTAGATTTATTCCAAGTTTGAAACGGAATAATTGGGTTTTCTAGACTAAATTACTAATTGGACAAAGCCTAACTGGAGTGGTTTGCCTCATCACTTATTTCAAGGGCAAATTTTCTACAATAATTTGGCTCACACCCTACTTCTGTGATCATCCAGTTCATGAGGCAAGTCCAAGAATGGAGGAGAGCTGGAGGAATTGAATGTACTTGTTATTTACCACTTTCCatccttggtaacatggttgtagcagtagagtcctttaagttcctaggctctataatttctcaaaacttaaattgatcaagcaacatcaatagtattattaaaaaggttcaccagaggttgtatttcctgtgtcaactaaggaaatttaaattgccccaggaagtgttgatccaattttacagaggcatcattgaaactgttctctaattctattactgcctggtacggcacagcctccaagatggacaagaaaaggctccaacgagcagtaagaattgcagaaagggtaattggtgctagcttgccttcaatagagacactatgctacccgagttaggaagagagcagagggaattgtcgcggatcctttgcatcccggtcatcatctatTTGAtctacttccatctggacgtcgctacaggacttttaTACACAAAAatggccaggcacaggaacagtttttcccttgtgccattaaattgttaaattcgtagttgtgtagcagaaggggaggccagttatgggtgggttTCTTTGCagtcattgtattgtgagtggaacagtgtttgtataaggtatgtttacactgcaatgtagccgaagcaaaattcaagtatgttggaaaatgtacttggccaataaattatttcttccttattccttatttatGTCTTGTCACAAAATAAAAGAGCAAAAGGAAGGGCTATATTAACCTCATAACATATGCTCTATTGTCAACAGATTTCTTTTAGTATAATGAGCAACTCCAATAAATTCCTTAGTTTTTAATATAATATCCAATAAAAATTAATGAAATACGAAACTGAAAAACTACTTACCAAAGTAGCCATTCCAAAACTTGTCCTGGGGGGGaaatataattttttgttttgtttttaacagtggaccatctctctctctctctctttttactagCAACATATCATACCAAATATAAGATTTCCACCTGATTTCTCTGATGATTTCTCTGTGTGATTTTGGACAGAAAAAGTTAATGGGGTCAGAAAGACTGCTTAAAAGATCCTTAATAGTAAGGGATGAGAACcaatgtggtacagtggttagagtgccgtaCTAGGAATTGGAATATCAGAGTTCTAATctccactcagcctaacctacctcacagggttgttatgaaaAATAGTGCAAGAATGGTTATATCTGAATAATTTATCATTGGTTCAGCAATCTTAATGATTGCGTCATGAATTGGATTTCTATGCCAGGACTACAGCTTGATTGATACGCCCATAAAGGAAAAGTTTAGAATACATACAGTTTTCTCAATGTCTTCAAATACTTCTCTAGCCTCTTCGTATGTGCACCTTTCTTCAAGGCATTCTCTTTCCAAATTACCTTGGAGGAACTCTTCGAAATACACGAATCTGGCACGCTTAGACCTTGCAACAACTTGATTTGCATCCCTGGCCGACAGAAACACtgaaaagaggggaaaggtggaggggagCAAATAGATTTTGCCCACAAACCTACTGGGCGCAATCTCTCTCCATGTGCATTTCGCTTCCTATGCATGGAGGGATCAGAATAGCTTCTGTAGAGTCAAGCTAGGGAAACTTCTTCAACCTTTCTAGGCACCCTTTTGAGCAGGTTGTGCTAGTGGTGGGTGGTGCCACTGGCAAAAGTGTCCCACAACTTTGAAATGTATTTCACAGACCATGTGACCGAACCACTAATTTTGGttgcatctgatgaagcagacTCTATTGCTGAGATCTCACATATATATATGCgcttattatttcagaaagtgcaaatttggtcaacttggcttttaaaatgtgaaccaaatcaaatttcaCTCCAATCTCTACTACCAAATAAACTGCATCTATATAAATTACGGAATCTGCCTATGTGAGTCAAACCAACTAAGTTTTCATCTAAACATTAACGGAAGAAGACTGTTTTGGAGGGGAGTAACTCTCAAAGATACAGATTAAATGACAAGTCTAAAAGCCCCCGACTCCCatgttcattcatatatatatggcAAATTAACACTGTTGTGGACAAAACACCATACCTGCTGATTCTGCCTGATGAAAAATGAATGCAAGGAAGAGAACCCATATTGTCCAGTAGTTGTGAGTTCCCATTTTGGTTCCCTTGGAACAGTTAACTGGATTTCGCCTGCTTAGCAGCTAGCTCTTGCGTGAAGTTACTGAATGACCAAAGTTTAAAGTTCAAGAATCCAGTAAGAAAACAGAAGGGCAATGGCAGGACCTAATGTTTACAAATGGAAGCTCTGAAAGAAAGGATTTCTTCCctacagaaacagaaaacaagtGGCAGGAAGCATTCCAGGGTATCTCTCTAAATTCTGAAACTAAACTGCAGAGGTAGGGCACAAGTGACCAAAACTTACTCAGTGTTGTGGCAAGATATTTCAACCCACTCAACCCCCTTCCCTCAGCAGCTGAAAGCAAATTGGGTTCCGTAAACAGGCAAGGGCATTGAAATACCCTAGAACTTCATCATGCCAGCCTGTTGTATGGATCTTTTGGGACTCTGTCACTGAACTAGGACACATGAAGCTACTCATCTGCCCTAATCCAAAACAGATTGCATACATTCAGTTGCACGATTACAGTTTTGCTATTTGTTTCACCCAAATGGTTTTTAGGAATGAGGTGCTTAAGAGCATAATTACTGTAAATATGTGTACAATTTGCATTTGGCTTATGGATGTTAGGATTTTAGGAAGTTGGAAAATGCTGAACGTTATTTATTGAATCAAAATCCCTCATCTGtaacactttttttttggggggggggggaaatacacatTTCTAGCACCGGTTCTGGATTGGTACTTTGTGGCCACAAGAGGGAGAACACACACAATTTAGTGGACAGGCTTTCTACGAAGCTATAGGATGGGAGAGTGTGAGTCACTCGAAAATGGGGCTACAATTCACTGTATAGAATGAAACAAAGATAATCAAGTATTAGCTATGTACATTCTCTAGCCAGATAAATAGAGGGAGGTTGGCCCATACATATGCAGGCCAGCAGATGATATGTGAATTCTGAACAGGTTGGAATACTAACTTTCTGTGGCAGCTCTCAACTCGCATGGCCTGATAACAtgctttcaaaaaaacaaaacaaacccagtaCCGCCCACAAGGCATAcctgtataatttgttgctactGTAAAGGATGCAttgttgaaaatgatgtataaCAACATAGCGTTTTCCCATCAGAGAAACGTTAACACTTTCTTTTTATTATGGCGttatagggatgggggaagaaattcagttcagttagCATTTAAAGGCTAACACGGAATTTGTGCTTTTATAAAGAATACATGAAGCAAAAtgtagccatccttcaaaacttacacttctccaaattttacaatccagttctccagacaagtaaatgtgcacaaaaatgcatgtactaggtGGGCACAGAGtgcatataaatgaaaataacatacaagaatgcattgcattaggcaaaactgcatactatattgatatttcttgttCAGGAAGAACACCTGAACAAGGCTTTTGAAATGAAGAGGCCGTTAAAGTAACATAGTGTAAGTCATCCCTCACCAAGCTGgcgccctcaagatgttttgtactacaactcccatcaatgccAACCAGCatagttgtgctggctggggctgatgggagttatagtccaaaaataATCCTGGTTGGCAGAGGCTGGTTTAAGTCCTAGGCAGAGCAACTTATTTAATTCACTCATGGAAATGCCTGTGTGAAACATGACAACAAACCATGATCAGGGAGACAATGGTTGTCCTCTCATGCTCCACTGTGTTATAGCTTTGGACGCATTATTCTCCTCAGCCAACCTATGAATCTTGACACCTTGGTATAAACCCCATATTTCCCCTCCCTTGCacacccttccccccagctgATTACACCAGTCACAAAATAAGTGTCCCAGTATCGAGTGACATGTGGCCCTCCGCTGTCTCCCTGACATGCGTCTTGGGCTATAGTATGGTAACCAGCACAGAACATATTTTCAGTGATTGGGAAATTGCTGGACTGCTTGCAGGTATGCCTTTCGACATAGGGGACATCAATTTTTTTGAGCGTGGCGGATACTCGGCCTCTTTCGTGAAGGCGGCCAAAGCCACTGATCGTACCCTTTCCTGTTCTCATCAGGACTTGATTTGCAAAGTCAGCAGTGGGAAGGCACGCAGGGATCACGTTTTCTGAAAACTGGATAGGGGTCTTCAGCTGAATGAGGGCTATATCGTAATCATAGGTTGCCAAAACAAATTTTTGATGTACGTATACTTTCTCCACTGTATGAACCGTCCCTGTTCTTGCGCTTGCCGTTGTGTTCACTTCCCCTGTGTGAGAACAACACAGTAGAATTATTACGTGATACAAATATGAGGTGCATTGGTATTCAAActgggtgttgttgttattaatctCTCCCCCGCAGTTAgaatataataaaacaacaacacttgtatTCCACAACATTTGatccaaaataaatacaaaacttGCCGATCTCTTCCCAACTCATCCAGTCCTTGCTCATAAAACTATGTCTTTCCACCCTCCCAGAACCCCAACTTCTGGGTGTCTAATGATAATAATTTTGACACCTATTATTTGACACCTGATAATACATTTAGCCGAATTaacaaatagattttaaaaaaattcaatggAAGAAAGAACGAAGAACAGAGAAGGGGGATGAAAACGGGAATGTTTTCTGAGATTCTGTGGCAGCTGCCAGAGGTAAGCAGGGGTTGCACACACCTTCTGAATCGCCAAAAAGGTAAGGAAGCCCCACCAGGTATCTTCAAGATGAACTGAATTTTCTCTAAGGCTGCGGTCACACAATACACTTCCTACTAAATATTTGAAGGACATTTGAAGCGAATTCTTTCATTCAagtaattctgggaactgtagtagtCTGCTACTGGGAATATTTCTGGGCCCAGTCTTCCCACTACGCATAGTGAGGGCAGCTTATTTCGGGAGTCACAAAAAGGTTGGAAATTGATGGCTATTTgttattgttgcatttttttcCTGCCTGGAAATGAAGTACTTGTGGGATTTGCTCTCTCAGGTGACAGAATAATTTGTCCAACTTGGGTATTATGCACTTCGatatgtgtgtgcgcacgcacacactcaccatttgctgctctgcctcagaCAGGCTGGCCCTAGACATTCCATGATTGGGGCTTGCACTTTCTGTGGGTGGGTGCTAATCCTCCCCCCCAGTGTATTTTCTCAATTACCACTGATATTCCAAAGCTGAAAGTTGCCCCATGGGGAAAAACACCCCCTTTGAGCGCCACAGTTCAAGCCCAATTTATTCTCACGAACCTGCCCACTTCtgttctgatttctttttttaaaaaatcccacatgagatcagtaacacacacacaccctgccacagCTCACACCCAAAGGCTTATTTACAAAACATGAATTTTGGTGAGATACTGAGTAAGATACTAAAAACTGTGCACCTCACctaccaaaaatatttttttacaattTAGCATCTTTGAATAGGTGACAAAAATCTAAAATACCCACCAACAACAACTTTCAGCGTTCTTGTCTGATTTATACAATGAGCTGCAGTAAGCACATGCATTGGGCTCAAAATGGTCCCTCCACAAAACCCTTCTCCTGCATCATCTATCAGAAGTGCCTGAAAAAAGAAGCAGGTACAAAAATCAGGATTTTTTTCTGAGGGAGAAATGATACCATAGGATGTATTAAGTCTTCTTTCTAGAACACCTGTAAGAATCAAAATAAGGCAGAGCCAAATGAGGGGAAAACCAAAATAAGGACATACAAAGAaagtgaagaaaagaaaagagtagATTTACAAAAGCAACTTTTAAGTGCCTGAGTGACGTGGTGCATTTCTGTCAGGGGTTTAATGGGAAGCAGGGCCGgatctgccattaggcagagtgaggcagctttCTCAGGCAGCTGGGGCAAGATAAGCTGCAAGGAGTGGGAAAAGCTGTGAGGGCCATACAGCTTGGCCTGAACCCCATAAGTTAGCCTGCTGCCTGCAGGTGTAGTGGAGGACTCTGCCCCGTCAACCAAGGCTGAATTAAGGGTTTATGTACAGAGAATGGAGGAgatgccatcttgccctttgcctcaggcagcaaaatgccttgatgGGAAGAGCCCAGGGTTGGTTAAGGAATCACCAAACTCCAATTCCAAAAGAGATTCATTTGTCCGATTTAGTCAGGATGGAACATGAACTGGATAGTCTACTTCAGAAACTTAAGTCCTGTGGATAACCTGATGAGACTGAAGGTTGCAGGCCCATAGCCCTGAATCTCTTCTTGTAAAAGATAtttattgccttaaaaaaaaaaaaaaagtttaaaaacaggTAATCCAGCCAGCCACAGCCTGGAGTGGGGATCCTTGCTGTTCCCCACTTTAATACAATATGGGAGCAGTTAAAAATAACAGAATCAGTGTCCATTGTTAAATATGGATAATAAACGAGTATATAATATTTATACAAGATACACGACAGAGTAACTTACCTGCCAAGGACATTGGCCCAGTTCACAATTCTCTCCATTAACTACTCTGAGATCAAGGTCCTCGCCAGGATCTTCTTTGACCCCATACACTGGCTCTTCATCTTGGGGACCAGGGCTTGGCAAAATCTGTGTGTCATCAAAATCTGGCTCTTCTAAATAACTTGCTTCTCTCTTTGCCACCTTCTTTTTCTGAATCCGACCACATGGATATGGAACTGCAAAACCGGCATTTTAAATTGGGCAACGCAACCAAGCTAACTTGTGCCAATGAAACAAAAAAGTcaatcttttaaaatatgccttttCCTACGAAGAACTGAAAtatctttttattatatttatttatatccttccttttcccctgatgatactcaagacagcttacagataaaaataagaaccactaaaaccatagaaaataataattaaaaaataagaatctaattaaatctctctctctctctctctctctctctctctctcacacacacacacacacatctattaAAATCATACAAATAATTGCAAAAAAAGTAAGGCACAAGCCCCCTCATTAAAAGCAGGCAGTTTCCAAAGGCTGTTGGAACAAGAATGCTTTCACCTGTTGGCAGAAGAACGACAAGGAGGGAGCCATTCCAGCTTCTCTAGGGAAggaattccaaagtctgggaacagccaccaaaaaggccctgtcccaCATCATatctgtgagggtggcaggagctagagaagggcctcccccaaagatctcaAAACCCAAGCAGGTTTCTATGAGTCTGTCAGACAGCTTTGACCCAAGCTATTTAGGGCTTTCTTAGCCAtaactaacactttgaattgtgccaatAAACAGATTGGTATCCAGTGGAGCTGTTGTAAAAAGGAAGTCAtatgctccctataaccagccctGGGTAAAGAAACTGGCTCCTGGATGTGGCTTCGTTCCAGGAAGATAAAAGGTGGACAAAGTAGGTAAAGAAGGGAAGTCAGAAGACaaagacccattgaactcaatggagcattatttttgaataaacattcataAGAGTGCCTTATGAACCTATTAATTTTCCTGTGACCAACTATCTTTTCATTGCATCTTTCAAAAATGatgaaatt of the Lacerta agilis isolate rLacAgi1 chromosome 4, rLacAgi1.pri, whole genome shotgun sequence genome contains:
- the LOC117046035 gene encoding coagulation factor X-like, with the translated sequence MAPLCLMTLLGKDQDVLSYSTIIWRIRIQTQPHLLCVIRGAAQQQEVCCLNLIHSWPLPVEQCVVFPPIGTMASQLFLILILTSLSSFLKAERNVFLQDKKANNFLERVKRANSFLEEMKQGNIERECMEERCSKEEAREAFENNEKTAEFWNVYVDGDQCASNPCHDRGTCKDGVNKYTCTCLDGYDGPNCDTVIQRSCKVQNGGCKQFCKHVENNIECFCANGYILENNGQSCIPTVPYPCGRIQKKKVAKREASYLEEPDFDDTQILPSPGPQDEEPVYGVKEDPGEDLDLRVVNGENCELGQCPWQALLIDDAGEGFCGGTILSPMHVLTAAHCINQTRTLKVVVGEVNTTASARTGTVHTVEKVYVHQKFVLATYDYDIALIQLKTPIQFSENVIPACLPTADFANQVLMRTGKGTISGFGRLHERGRVSATLKKIDVPYVERHTCKQSSNFPITENMFCAGYHTIAQDACQGDSGGPHVTRYWDTYFVTGVISWGEGCAREGKYGVYTKVSRFIGWLRRIMRPKL